The Leptospira sp. WS60.C2 genome includes the window ATCCAGACGCTACAAGACCAACGATACTTGCAGGGGTTAGCTGGAACTCGACTTTAATTATATAAAGCTCAAACGATACTGGTGAATCGAACAAAAACCGTGAGAGAGTGTTTGTGCCAAAGAGACGATCTAAGACCACTCCTGCCACAGCTCCCGCCATCAGTCCCAAAAAAAGCACCAAAAGCAGGTTCCCCATCTGGGTTTTGTTCATCCAAAAGCACCTTTATCAAGCTTTCCTGTCAGAATTTGGAATTTGGGCAGATTGTCAAGGGGAAAGGCATTACAAAGGCTTGGAAAAGAAGTTGGGCGCACAATTCCGGCTCTCCGTCGGCGAGGGCGCTCCGTCGATCCGGGGCGCAGGGAAAAAACAAGACAAAAGAGATTCATGCCTCGTTTCTCCTAGTTTTAGTTATACGGAAGCGAGTGCCAAGGGACCGTGGGAATCACAATGTCCATTGTGTTGGTGGTGTAAATGCCCATCCACCAAGTAATCGATATGATCTCCATGCGGGATTGCTTCATGACCACAGCCAGGTCCGTGCACATGTGACGCCTCGTGAGCCGAACAAACATGCCCTTCTGTGCATTGGTTTGGGTTTTTGGTATCAATGCCAATGGAACATTCATCATAATGCCCTTCATGGCTATGGTGAAGGTGACCGTCATGTAGGTAGTCAATATGGTCTCCGTGTTTTACCGCTTTGTGTCCGCAATTGGGTCCGTGGACATGGTCATGGTTTTCGTGTGTGTGGTGGTTCATTGGTCTCTCCTGTGGGTTTCTTGGGAATGTTCAAGGGCATTGATAAGCAAATTTTGAATATGGTCGTCAACTAACGAATAATAAAGATGTTTTCCGTCGCGTCTCCGTTTTACCAGACCTTCACTTCGTAGGAGCCGAAGTCTTTGAGAGATAGTAGAAAGTCCCTCTTGGGTGAGACCTGCGATTTCGGTGACACATGCTTCCCTTTTGGACAGTAAGACCAAAAGAGACAAACGAGCTTCATCACCTAAGGCTCGAAAGAGCCTCGCTGCACGTTCAAAATCCAATGGTTCAAACACCACGGGAATACGAGACAAATGGTGATGGTCGCTTGAATCACATGAGACCGATTTCATGACAACACTTCATCATATGATGAAATGTTGTCAACTTTTTTACTACCTTTCAAATTGCTAAAGGAATGGCGTGCGAAGCATGATCCCATAGCATGAGCTACTTTACACGCCTAAATCATCTATGCCAAGACGAACAGAATGGATCGAAACAAGGGAATCTCTATCGAATCGATTTGTGCTGCTAGCGATCGAAATTCCTAGACTTCACTCCAAACTGAATCCAAATTTTGGCATAAAATATCCAATGTCCCTTCCGCCATTTGGATCCGGTTGGTTCCCAAGGGGTGCCGGCAAAATCCAATTTTCCAAATATTTCGAATGCGTTGCGATGAAGTCTGGATTTAAATAAAAATTCTGAAAATCCGTGGTATTCTTTTCAAATTGAAGGAAGTGGATGGGAGAAAACGGTTCTCCCGAATTTGCAAGTTCCGTTTGGTATACAAAATTATTTTCAGTAAACAGATTCAAAACCAAAGAATCTCGATTGCCTTCTGGTAAATCCAAAACAAGTAAGCCCTCGTTTCTAAAGGAGGGAGCAGAGTATTCTGGGTCAATGTATTCCACTTCCGCTCGGTCCGTGTAAGGAGCCGTCAGTAAATCCCAAAAGGGATTTGTTATGTGATCGTTCAGTTCAAGTGCTTCCGTTCCTACATTTCTGTGAATTCGTGGAGAATACAATACCTCTGGATTTAAATTCATATACCCAGTTGTGGGTGAAATGAAAAAAGACCTGGTATTGACTTTGGAAACGGAATCATCAAATGGATAAGATTCTAAAATGTTTCTATGTCCATGTTGTGGATCATTCGAACCAACCTCTGATTCATTCCAAACGTTGTAGGAAATATATTGGTTATGTGAATTTGCTATCCTAGATTCATCTAACTTACATTTTACGAACCAAATTTTAAAACCAATCCTGTCATATTCTTTCGATTTCCACTCTAAAAGATTTTGACTAGAGTATTTTGCAATCTGATTGAAGGATTCACCAGAAACGATAGGAACAGAAACTTTCATTCTTCCACCATTCCCATTATCAATCCAATTTCCATCAAAGATGGTATAACTTGCATTGGAAACTGTTTCATTTCCTCTTGTGCCATCATCCTTTCGAAACAATACAATGGAATATAGATTCAGCTGTGCTTGTTTGCAGCCAACAGAATGGTTTACTTTGTTATCACCTAAAAATCGGGACGGTAAAGTATCCCTAGTAAAGATAGAACGAAGGTGATTTCCTGATGTTTGGTTTAAATCACTTACCTGAAAAACAATATTTTTCTGTGAGAATAACGATAAGCCTAACAAAAACAAATCAGAATTCGCTGACTTTTGATTTTGATTACAATTCGTATGGACAACGAATGAGAAAAGAATACAGATAAAATATTTTTGTTTCATATTGTTGGTTCTCGCATGGTTCAAAAGCCATTTCGATGGCAGCAGAATTCAACTTGCAGGTGTTACTGCAATAGGACTACATTCAATAAAAAAAATGACACCCTTTGGAAATTTTTCAAAAATAACGCTCAAAACGTTACAGAAGCTAAAAAATAACAGAATGACAGGTAGTAATTTTTTGACACTAGTTCAAAGGGCATTGAAGAAACAATCTCCAAAATCTTACTGAATTGGGTAACTCTCTAAGTTCCTTTCGATCTCCTTCAAATAAAACTTTCCGTATACAAAATCCCCTTCTGGATAATGCCAAATGGCTTCCCCATAGGTCGGAACCTTGATTCCCTGAAATTCTTTGTACTGATTTACAGGAGTGGACCATCTTGCTTTCCTAAGACTTCCATCATCTTGCAAAGCAGATCGATCTTCCGAGATAAAATTCGTAAGCTCCCCTACCTCATTAAAAAACAAAATAGCAGACACTTTGTACGATCCATTTTCATACCACACTCGAGATTTTTGTTCGTCGATTGTCTCCCAAGTCACATTCTTTTGTAAAAGTGCGGATGGTGCAAACAAACAGAGGTCATTTAAAACTGTGACCGTTTCTGCCTTTGTTAGTTCTTCTCCTTTTAAGTTCACAACATCGAAAAGATTAGCAATTTTCACCTCCATCGTTGCCTTTTCATTGGAATAGGAATGATACACTCGAAAAGGAATTCCCATCATGTTTGCCCGCATATAAAAATGTCTCGCGGGTCTGAAAAAAAAATTATACTGTTCCGAAGAAGACACCATGGCATCGGCCTTCGGAGATTTGTACATCAGCTCTTCAAACACAAGACGAAAATTTGTTGTTCTAGGTTTGCCAACGACTCCCGTATAACGTAAATATTGTTGCACAGGATTCGGTAAAGGTTTTAGATCCAACTCAGTGATTACCTTTGTTGCAAAGGGTTGGGTTAAAAACTCATTTTTGACATCCAATTCAAATCGATCTTGTAAAGGATGACAAAAAGAGAAAGAAAGAAGGAGGAAACAAAATAAAACACGATTCAACACAAACCTACGATAACAAAAAAATCAATAGGTATCAATGAAAAAATATAATTCTAACCATTTTTCTAGAAAATGTACTTTATACAGAGTTCAATTTTTAGTTGATCGATTGCAATTTTATAGAATACTAATGATCCGTAACCAGTATGGAAACAAACGAGGACATCACACTTGCAGAAGCTAAAAAAAGAATTGCTCATTTGGAAAGGTTACTAAAGGAAAAAGACCAAAACACATACAAAACATTCTTTGAACAAGATGAAGATGCAGTTGTTGTCTTCGATCTAACGAGTCAAAGGTTTATCGACTGCAATGCAAAATTCACTTCCATCCTAGGTTATACCAAAGAGGCATTATTGCTCCTTTCCG containing:
- a CDS encoding DUF6544 family protein; translated protein: MNRVLFCFLLLSFSFCHPLQDRFELDVKNEFLTQPFATKVITELDLKPLPNPVQQYLRYTGVVGKPRTTNFRLVFEELMYKSPKADAMVSSSEQYNFFFRPARHFYMRANMMGIPFRVYHSYSNEKATMEVKIANLFDVVNLKGEELTKAETVTVLNDLCLFAPSALLQKNVTWETIDEQKSRVWYENGSYKVSAILFFNEVGELTNFISEDRSALQDDGSLRKARWSTPVNQYKEFQGIKVPTYGEAIWHYPEGDFVYGKFYLKEIERNLESYPIQ
- a CDS encoding ArsR/SmtB family transcription factor yields the protein MKSVSCDSSDHHHLSRIPVVFEPLDFERAARLFRALGDEARLSLLVLLSKREACVTEIAGLTQEGLSTISQRLRLLRSEGLVKRRRDGKHLYYSLVDDHIQNLLINALEHSQETHRRDQ